A stretch of the Coprobacillus cateniformis genome encodes the following:
- a CDS encoding bis-aminopropyl spermidine synthase family protein: MNLVDTIYNKVLLREGKRKIEDYLLEIRLFSYNSSKQLAQTLSIPIPIIVAIKKELQSLNILEKGSGFSLTKSGIEIIDLSFHIKALNLKHYHYLSNTSALEIMTKFSWLLDYFNNRPSADVTIDQAKCTLESAIKRVQYMLKKEKLLHRNILCLGDDDCMSIIIATFNAYIFTNHSEKNIHVLDKDIRILNYIKQSPPYIQKQIHVDVCDFRDTLENRFQRTMDIVIMDPPYTINGITLFLSRAILCLKHEENLSCYVSFFKMDYQFLYTIQKLWVENHILLLDMIIGFNQYEGGSILGSQSDFYHLITTDKTTVPLIDNKAMIYTGKRNPTTRSYQCKKCKKIYKINEKSKFNTIEELKKEGCEKCGGDRFCLYKRVRNL; the protein is encoded by the coding sequence ATGAATCTTGTAGACACTATATACAACAAAGTACTTTTACGTGAGGGCAAAAGAAAAATCGAAGACTATCTTTTAGAAATACGATTATTTTCATATAATTCTTCAAAGCAATTAGCCCAAACATTATCTATCCCAATCCCTATTATTGTTGCTATAAAAAAGGAGTTACAATCACTAAATATTTTAGAAAAGGGGAGCGGATTTTCTTTAACTAAATCTGGAATCGAAATCATCGATTTAAGTTTTCATATAAAAGCTCTTAATTTAAAACACTATCATTATTTATCTAACACATCGGCATTAGAAATCATGACAAAATTTTCTTGGCTTCTAGATTACTTTAACAACCGTCCAAGTGCTGATGTCACAATTGACCAAGCAAAATGCACACTAGAATCCGCTATCAAAAGAGTACAATATATGTTAAAAAAAGAAAAATTGCTTCATCGAAACATTCTCTGTCTAGGTGATGACGATTGTATGAGTATTATTATTGCCACATTTAATGCATATATATTTACAAATCATTCTGAAAAAAATATTCATGTGTTAGATAAAGATATTCGTATTTTAAACTATATTAAACAAAGTCCACCATATATTCAAAAACAAATTCATGTAGATGTATGTGACTTTAGAGACACTTTGGAAAATAGATTCCAAAGAACTATGGATATTGTTATTATGGATCCACCATATACGATTAATGGAATAACCCTCTTTTTATCCAGAGCTATTTTATGTTTAAAACACGAGGAAAATCTATCATGTTATGTATCATTTTTTAAAATGGATTACCAATTTCTGTACACAATTCAAAAATTATGGGTAGAAAATCATATCCTTCTTCTAGATATGATAATTGGTTTTAATCAATATGAAGGAGGTAGCATTCTAGGTAGTCAGAGTGATTTTTACCATCTCATAACGACAGACAAAACTACAGTTCCTTTAATTGATAATAAGGCAATGATTTATACTGGCAAAAGAAACCCTACAACCCGCTCATATCAATGCAAAAAATGCAAGAAAATATATAAAATTAATGAGAAATCTAAATTTAATACAATTGAAGAATTAAAAAAGGAAGGATGTGAAAAATGTGGAGGAGATAGATTCTGTTTATACAAAAGAGTTAGAAATTTGTAA
- the speD gene encoding adenosylmethionine decarboxylase → MEEIDSVYTKELEICKRVGKEVCIDVSQCQLNKKDLTILLHQISKLMNTTVLSIHSHSFTPQGDTIMAIIADSHIAIHTWPEYKYVAIDIFSCKQNIPDNIFSYISNFFETEDITYHTLFRKVHFNNDK, encoded by the coding sequence GTGGAGGAGATAGATTCTGTTTATACAAAAGAGTTAGAAATTTGTAAAAGAGTAGGCAAAGAAGTATGCATCGATGTTTCACAATGCCAGTTAAATAAGAAAGATCTTACTATTTTATTACATCAAATATCCAAACTTATGAATACAACTGTCCTCAGTATTCATAGTCACTCATTCACACCCCAAGGAGACACTATCATGGCCATCATAGCAGACTCCCATATCGCTATTCATACATGGCCAGAATATAAATATGTAGCAATTGATATTTTTTCATGTAAACAAAATATTCCTGATAACATTTTTTCATACATCAGTAATTTCTTTGAGACAGAAGATATAACTTATCATACACTCTTTAGAAAAGTTCATTTTAACAATGATAAATAA
- a CDS encoding penicillin-binding transpeptidase domain-containing protein: protein MYDVYVNNNNKKKLIIIGGAVIGVILIGFFVFFLLSGDGKEKNLKDFYAKINNQKYDEMYAMISDDAKSTYTKEAFIKRNKNIYDGMEVTDINIDVVSTDGDKITYTVNMKTVAGSTEFENTTQFKDDKIIWNDSFIYPDLGSTDKVRIVEDKAQRGRILDRNGTVLAGKGEAYSVGLVRGKLNGENDYDKIAKLLDLTKEGIQKTMSASWIKDDSFVPLKTISKDDKNLENDLLAIAGVKLTTTNIRSYPYGKVTSHLVGYMQKVTAEDLDKHKGEGYTENSYIGRSGIEAAYEKDLKGKDGIEIYIQDDSGERKASIARQLREDGKDMTLTVDITLQKSLYNQFQNDKSASVAMNPKTGEVLALVSTPTFSSNDFILGMSTSQWNALNDDKNKPLLNRFRSTWVPGSCMKPITAAIGLETKSLDPAKDFSSAMKWQKDSSWGSYYVTTLHAPTPNNLKNGLVYSDNVYFAKAALEIGADNLVKGYKSLKIGEEIPFELSLNKSQYSSGDFKDEIQIADSGYGQGQILLNPVQMASVYGAFVNEGKMMAPHVVKTTESSVWAQPFSKDVANEIKEDLIQVISDKNGTGHSFYNKNVVLAGKTGTGEIKDSQDDTEGTEVGWFTVMTTDSSQPIVISTMVEDVKGRGGSNYVTNRMKAPLNEYLNK, encoded by the coding sequence ATGTATGATGTATATGTAAATAACAACAATAAAAAGAAACTTATAATTATTGGGGGAGCAGTTATTGGTGTTATACTGATTGGTTTTTTTGTATTCTTTTTATTAAGTGGTGATGGTAAAGAAAAGAACTTGAAAGATTTTTATGCAAAAATTAATAATCAAAAATATGATGAAATGTATGCAATGATAAGTGATGATGCAAAATCCACATATACAAAGGAAGCTTTTATAAAACGTAATAAAAATATTTATGATGGAATGGAAGTGACTGATATAAATATTGATGTTGTTTCTACTGATGGTGATAAAATAACTTATACTGTCAATATGAAAACGGTTGCTGGATCAACAGAGTTTGAAAATACAACACAATTCAAAGATGATAAAATTATATGGAATGATTCCTTTATATATCCTGATTTAGGAAGCACTGATAAAGTGCGTATCGTTGAAGACAAGGCTCAAAGAGGAAGAATTTTAGATCGAAATGGCACTGTTTTGGCTGGAAAAGGTGAAGCGTATTCAGTTGGACTGGTTCGTGGTAAATTGAATGGTGAAAATGATTATGATAAGATAGCCAAACTGTTAGATCTAACAAAAGAAGGTATACAAAAAACAATGAGTGCATCTTGGATTAAAGATGATTCTTTTGTTCCATTAAAGACAATTTCTAAAGATGATAAGAATTTAGAGAATGATTTATTAGCTATTGCTGGAGTGAAGTTAACTACAACAAATATACGCTCATATCCATATGGAAAAGTAACATCACATTTAGTGGGTTATATGCAGAAGGTAACAGCAGAGGACTTAGATAAGCATAAAGGAGAAGGATATACTGAAAATTCTTATATTGGACGTAGCGGAATTGAAGCCGCTTACGAAAAAGATTTGAAAGGGAAAGATGGTATTGAAATTTATATACAAGATGATAGTGGTGAACGTAAGGCATCAATTGCACGACAGTTAAGAGAAGATGGGAAAGATATGACTTTGACTGTTGATATAACATTGCAAAAAAGTTTATATAATCAATTCCAAAATGATAAGAGTGCATCAGTTGCAATGAATCCAAAAACTGGTGAAGTTTTGGCTTTGGTAAGTACACCAACATTTTCTAGCAATGATTTTATTTTGGGGATGAGCACAAGTCAATGGAATGCATTAAATGATGATAAAAATAAGCCGTTATTAAATCGTTTTAGATCAACATGGGTTCCTGGTTCATGTATGAAACCAATAACTGCTGCAATAGGTTTAGAGACAAAGTCATTGGATCCTGCAAAGGATTTCTCATCAGCTATGAAATGGCAAAAAGATTCAAGCTGGGGAAGTTATTATGTCACAACATTACATGCTCCAACGCCTAATAATCTTAAAAATGGACTGGTTTATTCAGATAATGTTTATTTTGCAAAGGCAGCATTAGAGATTGGTGCGGATAATTTGGTAAAAGGATACAAATCTTTAAAGATTGGTGAAGAAATTCCTTTTGAGTTATCATTGAATAAATCACAATATAGTAGTGGTGATTTCAAGGATGAAATACAAATTGCAGATAGTGGGTATGGACAAGGACAAATCTTGTTGAATCCTGTACAAATGGCATCAGTCTATGGAGCATTTGTGAATGAAGGAAAAATGATGGCACCACATGTTGTAAAAACAACGGAATCTTCAGTATGGGCTCAACCATTTTCAAAAGATGTTGCTAACGAAATCAAAGAAGATTTAATTCAAGTTATTAGTGATAAAAATGGAACTGGACATTCTTTCTATAACAAAAATGTTGTTTTAGCTGGGAAAACGGGAACAGGCGAAATTAAAGATTCACAAGATGATACTGAAGGTACAGAAGTTGGCTGGTTTACTGTTATGACTACTGATTCATCTCAGCCGATTGTTATTTCGACAATGGTTGAAGATGTTAAAGGACGTGGTGGTAGCAATTATGTAACAAATCGTATGAAAGCTCCGTTAAATGAATATTTAAATAAATAA
- the tnpA gene encoding IS200/IS605 family transposase, whose product MAKKANSLAHTKWMCKYHIVFTPKYRRKAIYNQYREDLGEILRTLCRYRGVEIIEGHLMIDHVHMLVMIPPKESVSSFMGYLKGKSALMMFDRHANLKYLYGNRHFWAEGYYVSTVGLNDETVAKYIREQEAHDIAMDKLSVKEYRDPFEEKRITKEKKKEKKKGK is encoded by the coding sequence ATGGCTAAAAAAGCAAATTCTTTAGCACACACAAAATGGATGTGTAAATACCATATTGTGTTCACACCTAAGTATAGACGAAAAGCGATATATAATCAATACCGAGAAGACTTAGGCGAAATATTGCGGACACTATGCAGGTATAGAGGAGTGGAAATCATAGAGGGGCATCTAATGATTGATCATGTGCATATGCTTGTGATGATACCACCAAAGGAAAGCGTATCGTCATTTATGGGATATCTGAAAGGGAAATCAGCATTGATGATGTTTGATAGACATGCCAATCTGAAATATCTGTACGGAAATAGACATTTCTGGGCAGAAGGGTATTATGTAAGCACAGTAGGATTAAACGATGAAACAGTCGCAAAATATATAAGGGAGCAGGAAGCTCATGATATAGCGATGGATAAATTAAGTGTGAAGGAATACAGGGATCCATTTGAAGAAAAGAGAATTACAAAGGAGAAGAAAAAAGAGAAAAAGAAAGGGAAGTAG
- a CDS encoding M20/M25/M40 family metallo-hydrolase: MQTHLERIKKDLEVLATYTSTPGFGVTRSSYSKEDKQAREYLIREMEKLNLKIYEDGISTLFGRKEGTMAEAPVIMIGSHYDSVVNGGAFDGPVGCIAALEVLRVLEENHFINDYPIELILMNAEEGATFGQGSGVTNSRGMLGTLTMEELTMKKNRFGQTKLEAMKEYGLVPNLESAKRKPGSIKNFIEVHVEQGPILENENKDIGLVGFVPGIGRYKLCLFKDENNDTKTAIDYFNALFDEMLKSLKNKITGIIIPLSIDNDNCIEYKVEIRTLNKEIIEQIDFKNKINDMVNIVIQKTGLHIELEEMARINYPNPTPPSIMNKENVEKMERICNKLGYSYMILNDGSGHDAMMMTEFTDTNMLYVPSVGGLTHCPEEWTDYEDIKKGADVLLHLVMDIAVNKR; the protein is encoded by the coding sequence ATGCAAACTCATTTAGAAAGAATAAAAAAGGATTTAGAAGTATTAGCCACTTATACTTCAACACCAGGATTTGGTGTTACACGTTCATCGTATTCTAAAGAAGATAAGCAAGCAAGGGAATATTTAATAAGAGAGATGGAAAAACTTAATCTTAAAATCTATGAAGATGGAATTTCTACTTTGTTTGGTCGTAAAGAAGGGACAATGGCAGAGGCACCAGTAATTATGATTGGCTCTCATTATGATTCGGTAGTTAATGGTGGAGCATTCGATGGACCAGTTGGGTGCATAGCGGCTTTAGAAGTATTGCGAGTTTTAGAAGAAAATCATTTTATCAATGATTATCCCATTGAGCTTATTTTGATGAATGCCGAAGAAGGGGCAACGTTTGGTCAAGGGTCAGGAGTTACAAATTCAAGGGGGATGTTAGGAACATTGACAATGGAAGAGTTAACAATGAAAAAGAACCGTTTTGGACAAACAAAACTGGAAGCTATGAAAGAATATGGATTAGTTCCAAATTTAGAATCTGCAAAAAGAAAACCAGGTTCTATTAAAAATTTTATTGAAGTTCATGTAGAACAAGGACCTATTTTAGAAAATGAAAATAAAGACATAGGATTAGTAGGGTTTGTACCAGGGATTGGTAGATATAAGCTTTGTTTATTTAAAGATGAGAATAATGATACAAAAACGGCCATCGATTATTTCAATGCACTTTTTGATGAGATGTTAAAAAGTCTAAAAAATAAGATAACAGGAATCATTATTCCCTTGAGTATAGATAATGATAATTGCATAGAATATAAAGTTGAGATTAGAACATTAAATAAAGAAATAATTGAACAAATTGACTTTAAAAATAAAATCAATGATATGGTTAATATAGTTATTCAAAAGACAGGACTACATATAGAATTAGAAGAGATGGCGAGAATAAATTATCCAAATCCGACTCCTCCAAGCATTATGAATAAAGAGAATGTAGAAAAGATGGAGAGGATATGTAATAAACTAGGATATAGTTATATGATTCTTAATGATGGTAGTGGACATGACGCAATGATGATGACAGAGTTTACAGATACCAATATGTTATATGTTCCAAGTGTTGGTGGTTTAACACATTGTCCCGAAGAATGGACAGATTATGAAGATATTAAAAAAGGAGCAGATGTTCTTCTGCATTTAGTCATGGATATTGCTGTAAATAAAAGGTGA
- a CDS encoding tRNA threonylcarbamoyladenosine dehydratase, which translates to MFSRFELLVGEEKITKLQNAHVLVFGVGGVGGYAVEALIRSGLGHITIVDNDEVSLTNLNRQIIATRDSIGHKKVKIMKERIKSIHPECEVQTLEMFYLPENADTIDLTQYDYVVDAIDTITAKIELAVRCEKQNVKLISSMGTGNKMNPSMLEVSDIYKTSVCPLAKVMRRELKARHIKHLKVVYSKELPIQPKTSDEKTNKRTVPGSTAFVPSSAGLLIASEVIKDLLF; encoded by the coding sequence ATGTTTTCAAGATTTGAATTACTTGTTGGAGAAGAGAAGATAACCAAGCTCCAGAACGCTCATGTTTTGGTTTTTGGAGTTGGAGGAGTTGGTGGTTATGCTGTAGAGGCATTGATAAGAAGTGGGCTTGGTCATATAACAATTGTTGATAATGATGAAGTTTCTCTAACAAATCTTAATCGCCAAATTATTGCTACAAGAGACAGCATTGGGCATAAAAAAGTGAAAATCATGAAAGAACGAATAAAATCAATTCATCCTGAGTGTGAGGTTCAAACATTAGAGATGTTCTATCTGCCTGAAAATGCTGATACAATTGATTTAACTCAATATGATTATGTTGTTGATGCAATAGATACAATTACTGCTAAAATAGAATTGGCAGTACGCTGTGAAAAGCAAAATGTAAAATTAATCAGTTCTATGGGAACGGGTAATAAAATGAACCCGTCTATGTTAGAGGTTTCTGATATATATAAAACATCAGTATGTCCCTTAGCAAAAGTTATGCGTAGAGAATTGAAGGCTCGTCATATTAAACATCTAAAAGTTGTTTATTCTAAAGAATTACCTATACAGCCAAAAACATCTGATGAAAAAACAAACAAAAGAACAGTTCCAGGTAGTACTGCTTTCGTTCCTTCAAGCGCTGGACTGCTAATAGCGAGTGAAGTCATAAAAGATTTACTTTTTTAA
- a CDS encoding tRNA 2-thiocytidine(32) synthetase TtcA — protein sequence MDRTKEIEQSIIKKYRKQIWRKFVKGVQTYDMIQPNDKIAVCISGGKDSMLMAKLLQELKRHGKFDFELVFLSMDPGYNEKNRKKIEENAEILDIPVQFFESDIFQVVTNIEKSPCYLCARMRRGFLYAKAKELGCNKIALGHHIDDVVETILMGMFYGSQIQTMMPKLHSTNFEGMELIRPMYLIEEKDIIHWCHYNDLAFIQCACRFTEEMEELGDVHHTSKREEMKNLIKYLETMNPNVKKNVFKSMENVKLGTVIAYSDDEGEHHFLEKYNKEVR from the coding sequence ATGGATAGAACAAAGGAAATTGAGCAAAGTATTATTAAGAAGTACAGAAAGCAAATTTGGCGTAAGTTTGTAAAAGGTGTTCAAACTTATGATATGATTCAACCAAATGATAAGATTGCTGTATGTATTTCAGGTGGTAAGGATTCAATGTTGATGGCAAAACTTCTTCAGGAATTAAAACGTCATGGTAAATTTGATTTTGAATTGGTTTTTTTATCTATGGATCCTGGATATAATGAAAAAAATAGAAAGAAAATTGAAGAGAATGCAGAAATTCTAGATATACCTGTACAATTTTTTGAATCTGATATCTTTCAAGTTGTTACAAATATTGAGAAATCACCTTGTTATTTATGTGCTAGAATGCGTCGTGGTTTTTTATATGCTAAAGCAAAAGAATTAGGATGTAATAAAATTGCTTTAGGACATCATATAGATGATGTCGTTGAGACAATATTAATGGGAATGTTTTATGGATCACAAATCCAAACGATGATGCCTAAGCTACATAGTACCAATTTTGAAGGTATGGAACTTATACGTCCAATGTATCTTATTGAAGAAAAAGATATTATTCATTGGTGTCATTATAATGATTTAGCATTTATTCAATGTGCATGTCGTTTTACAGAAGAGATGGAAGAGCTAGGAGATGTTCACCATACATCTAAAAGAGAAGAAATGAAAAATTTAATTAAGTATCTAGAAACAATGAACCCCAACGTTAAAAAGAATGTTTTTAAAAGTATGGAAAATGTTAAGCTTGGTACGGTTATTGCTTATAGTGATGATGAGGGAGAACATCATTTTTTAGAGAAATACAATAAAGAGGTGCGATAA
- a CDS encoding CAP domain-containing protein, whose translation MKTYITIITLSFIVCYLEITNIHIEAIVQKNIILQQETISKKISQKELNHNTQKKTIQSHDTRQKIIQKQKKIDSTPSNSQEKVSDQPQKNKESDNKQQTLKKTHSINETLIRSQFLQLINTTRVTPVSLYKPLLKSTTLRAQEASIQWSHTRPNGTKWNTTLKNIINIQSTPHGENLAQTQVNYKSDYTDNEIIQIVNNLHQGLLKSPTHYAVMTNKNYKKVNIGIYIEKKDNYLFITIAQHYIS comes from the coding sequence ATGAAGACATATATAACAATCATCACTTTAAGTTTTATAGTTTGTTATCTTGAAATTACAAACATTCATATAGAAGCAATTGTGCAAAAAAATATTATTTTACAACAAGAAACTATTTCAAAAAAAATATCTCAAAAAGAACTTAATCACAACACACAGAAAAAAACTATTCAATCACATGATACACGTCAAAAGATAATTCAAAAACAAAAAAAGATAGATTCAACTCCTTCAAATTCACAAGAAAAAGTATCTGATCAACCCCAAAAGAATAAAGAAAGTGACAACAAACAACAAACTCTTAAAAAAACTCATTCTATAAATGAAACTCTTATTCGTTCACAATTTCTCCAACTTATCAACACAACACGAGTAACACCTGTCTCTTTATATAAACCACTATTAAAAAGCACTACTCTTCGCGCTCAAGAAGCATCAATTCAATGGTCTCATACACGACCAAATGGAACAAAGTGGAATACAACCTTAAAAAATATAATTAACATTCAATCTACACCACATGGTGAGAATCTAGCCCAAACACAAGTTAATTATAAATCAGACTATACTGATAATGAAATTATTCAAATTGTTAATAATCTTCATCAAGGACTTCTTAAAAGTCCAACACATTATGCAGTCATGACAAATAAAAACTATAAAAAAGTAAATATTGGTATTTATATAGAGAAAAAAGATAACTATCTATTCATTACCATTGCTCAACATTATATAAGTTAA
- a CDS encoding amidophosphoribosyltransferase encodes MSGFFGVASKNDCVMDLFFGVDYHSHLGTRRGGMAVYGKEGFNRSIHNIENSPFRTKFDKDIEEFEGKLGIGCISDNEAQPLLVNSHLGSFAITTVGRINNLEQLKDKCFEYGKTHFLEMSGGVINPTEMVAAIINQKDSIVEGIKHVQDVVKGSMSILIMTSEGIYCARDKYGRTPVIIGTKDDANCVTFESSAFLNLGYRHEKDLGPGEIVFMTHDYLKQEQAPFEKMKICSFLWVYYGYPTSTYEGVNVEAMRNRCGDMLARRDDVSPDSVAGVPDSGIAHAVGYANRSGIPFARPFIKYTPTWPRSFMPSSQGQRNLIAKMKLIPVQELIKDKSLLLIDDSIVRGTQLRETTEFLYDSGAKEVHVRPACPPLLFGCKFLNFSRSSSEMDLITRRVIRDLEGTENISYETLQEYADPDNQKYQDMLEEIRRRLKFTSLRYHRLDDMIESIGLEPCQLCTYCFSGKE; translated from the coding sequence ATGAGTGGTTTTTTTGGTGTTGCATCTAAAAATGATTGTGTTATGGATTTGTTTTTTGGAGTAGATTATCATTCACATTTAGGAACAAGAAGAGGTGGTATGGCTGTTTATGGGAAAGAGGGATTTAATCGTTCTATTCATAATATTGAAAATTCGCCTTTTAGAACTAAATTTGACAAAGATATTGAAGAGTTTGAGGGGAAGTTAGGGATTGGGTGCATTTCTGATAATGAAGCACAACCTTTATTAGTGAATTCTCATTTAGGATCCTTTGCTATTACAACTGTAGGAAGAATTAATAATTTAGAACAATTGAAAGATAAGTGTTTTGAATATGGAAAGACACACTTTTTGGAAATGAGTGGTGGCGTTATTAATCCTACTGAAATGGTTGCAGCGATTATTAATCAGAAAGATTCTATTGTAGAGGGTATTAAACATGTTCAGGATGTTGTTAAAGGCTCAATGAGTATTCTCATTATGACATCAGAGGGAATTTATTGTGCTAGAGATAAATATGGACGTACACCTGTCATTATTGGTACAAAAGATGATGCAAACTGTGTGACTTTTGAAAGTTCTGCATTCTTAAATTTAGGATATCGACATGAAAAAGATTTAGGTCCTGGAGAAATTGTTTTCATGACACATGATTATTTGAAACAAGAACAAGCTCCGTTTGAAAAAATGAAAATATGTTCATTTTTATGGGTTTATTATGGATATCCAACATCTACATATGAAGGTGTAAATGTTGAAGCTATGCGTAATCGTTGTGGAGACATGCTAGCAAGACGTGACGATGTTTCACCTGATAGTGTTGCGGGTGTTCCTGATTCTGGAATAGCTCATGCAGTAGGGTATGCTAATCGTTCTGGGATTCCATTTGCAAGACCATTCATTAAATATACACCAACGTGGCCTCGTTCATTTATGCCATCTAGTCAAGGACAGAGAAACTTGATTGCTAAGATGAAATTAATTCCTGTTCAGGAATTAATTAAAGATAAGAGCTTATTACTTATAGATGATTCAATTGTGCGTGGAACACAATTGAGGGAAACAACAGAATTCCTATATGATTCAGGGGCAAAAGAAGTTCATGTTAGACCAGCTTGTCCACCACTATTATTTGGATGTAAATTCTTGAATTTCTCTCGTTCTAGTTCAGAAATGGATCTTATCACAAGACGAGTTATTCGTGATTTAGAGGGAACTGAAAATATTAGTTATGAAACATTACAAGAATATGCAGATCCTGACAATCAAAAGTATCAAGATATGTTAGAAGAAATCCGTAGAAGATTAAAGTTTACTTCATTAAGATATCACCGATTAGATGACATGATAGAATCTATAGGTTTAGAACCATGTCAATTATGTACATATTGTTTTAGTGGTAAAGAATAA
- a CDS encoding helix-turn-helix domain-containing protein: MNDKYGKFHFKIESLLEEKSISKNKLCKDMDILRPNLNKYCRDEVQRFDSLFLSKLCHYFNCTIGDIMEYIPPEDDNN, translated from the coding sequence ATGAATGATAAATATGGAAAATTTCATTTTAAAATAGAAAGTCTGTTAGAAGAGAAAAGTATTAGTAAGAATAAACTTTGTAAAGATATGGATATATTAAGACCTAATTTAAATAAATATTGTAGAGATGAAGTACAGCGTTTTGATAGTTTATTTCTAAGTAAGTTATGTCATTATTTTAATTGCACAATTGGAGATATTATGGAATATATACCTCCTGAAGATGATAATAACTAG
- a CDS encoding N-acetylmuramoyl-L-alanine amidase family protein, whose product MKRKIGIVILGIIIVIGGYLIYDQMRFKSDDIILELNDVKVIEYGESFDPLTLIKKCSGEVIYQESIDTTKIGKHKITFVVKENQVTKEFAFEIEVRDTKAPDITLTKEKDSIELGSQLNITQYIKSVKDNADGDLTYKKDKDVKSGDVGFYTYHSQVDTQKNGKYIVTIIAIDKSGNKAKKELAITVQKKKETVSNQQRNQSSPQQYKANPNNKIIVIDPGHQGKGNSEKEAIGPGSSTKKAKVTTGTTGVSSRKAESQINLEIGLKLRTELQSRGYTVIMTRTTQNVNLSNQQRAEIGNKNNAAAVIHLHCDGGESSVRGAHTISPAKNNPYCSEIFKASSKLAQSVIQSYSAATGIKSRGVSYRNDLTGINWSQVPSIYIEMGFISNVSEDKLLADSSFQNKCAKGIADGIDKYFQ is encoded by the coding sequence ATGAAAAGAAAAATAGGGATAGTTATATTGGGAATTATTATTGTTATTGGGGGGTATTTGATTTATGATCAAATGAGGTTTAAATCAGATGATATTATATTAGAATTGAATGATGTAAAAGTAATCGAATATGGAGAATCATTTGATCCATTAACTCTTATTAAGAAGTGTTCTGGTGAAGTGATTTATCAAGAGTCAATAGATACAACAAAAATAGGAAAGCATAAAATAACTTTTGTAGTTAAGGAAAATCAGGTAACTAAAGAATTTGCATTTGAAATCGAAGTAAGAGATACAAAAGCACCTGACATAACACTGACAAAAGAGAAAGATTCAATAGAATTAGGAAGTCAACTCAATATAACTCAATATATAAAATCAGTAAAAGATAATGCTGATGGAGATTTAACATATAAAAAAGATAAAGATGTTAAAAGTGGAGATGTGGGCTTTTATACATATCATAGCCAAGTAGATACTCAAAAAAATGGAAAATATATTGTGACAATCATTGCTATAGATAAGAGTGGCAATAAGGCAAAAAAAGAGTTGGCTATAACTGTTCAAAAAAAGAAAGAAACAGTTTCGAATCAGCAAAGGAATCAATCCTCACCTCAACAATATAAGGCTAATCCTAACAATAAAATCATTGTCATAGATCCTGGACATCAAGGAAAAGGAAATAGTGAAAAGGAAGCGATAGGACCTGGTTCTTCAACAAAAAAGGCGAAGGTTACAACAGGAACTACGGGGGTATCATCACGCAAGGCAGAGTCACAGATTAATTTAGAGATTGGATTAAAGCTAAGAACAGAATTGCAGTCTAGAGGCTATACAGTTATTATGACGAGAACAACTCAAAATGTGAATCTTTCTAACCAACAACGCGCAGAAATAGGAAATAAAAATAATGCAGCAGCAGTTATTCATTTGCATTGTGATGGTGGTGAATCAAGTGTACGAGGCGCACATACAATTTCACCTGCAAAGAATAATCCATATTGTTCTGAAATATTTAAAGCATCCTCAAAATTAGCACAGAGTGTTATCCAATCATATTCTGCAGCAACTGGAATAAAGAGCAGAGGAGTATCATATCGCAATGATTTGACAGGTATAAATTGGAGTCAGGTTCCTTCTATCTATATTGAGATGGGATTTATTTCTAATGTGTCAGAAGATAAACTTCTCGCTGATTCATCTTTTCAAAATAAATGTGCAAAAGGCATAGCAGATGGTATAGATAAATACTTTCAATAA